The Sulfurimonas lithotrophica genome includes a region encoding these proteins:
- the mqnE gene encoding aminofutalosine synthase MqnE produces the protein MSRINFEEALSLYDKDLFELGEMADKIRKEKHGKKTYFNINRHINPTNVCADICKFCAYSANRKNPNPYTMTHDEILNIVSDIDKRGAKEVHIVSAHNPDTGLDWYLSIFKKIKESFPHIHVKALTAAEVDFLARHYNKTYDEILDLMVEYGVDSMPGGGAEIFDEKVRDYICKGKVTSEQWLEIHEKWHKRGKMSNVTMLFGHVEKREHRIDHMMRIRELQDKTGGFNAFIPLVYQTENNYLNVKEPITANEILKTMAVSRIVLDNVPNLKAYWVTSTVNLALVAQEFGANDLDGTIEKESINSAAGAKSANGVDLEEFVGLIKNSGFVPVERDSVYNEIKEW, from the coding sequence ATGAGTAGAATAAATTTTGAAGAGGCTCTAAGCCTGTATGATAAAGACCTATTTGAGTTAGGTGAGATGGCGGATAAAATCCGTAAAGAAAAGCACGGTAAAAAGACGTATTTTAATATAAACCGTCATATTAATCCTACAAACGTTTGTGCTGATATTTGTAAGTTTTGTGCATACTCTGCAAATAGAAAAAATCCAAACCCTTATACTATGACTCATGATGAGATTTTAAATATTGTGTCTGATATTGATAAACGCGGTGCTAAAGAGGTACATATCGTATCAGCGCATAACCCCGATACCGGACTTGATTGGTATCTTAGTATATTTAAAAAAATAAAAGAATCTTTCCCTCATATACATGTAAAAGCTTTGACGGCTGCAGAGGTTGACTTTTTGGCAAGACATTATAATAAAACTTATGATGAGATACTTGATTTGATGGTTGAGTACGGAGTTGATTCGATGCCGGGTGGCGGTGCCGAGATATTTGATGAAAAGGTACGTGATTATATCTGTAAAGGTAAGGTTACAAGTGAGCAATGGTTGGAGATTCATGAGAAATGGCATAAACGCGGAAAAATGAGTAACGTTACTATGCTTTTTGGTCATGTAGAAAAACGTGAACATAGAATTGATCATATGATGCGAATACGTGAACTTCAAGACAAAACAGGCGGGTTTAATGCTTTTATTCCTCTTGTATATCAGACGGAGAATAATTACCTAAATGTAAAAGAGCCTATAACTGCAAATGAGATTTTAAAGACCATGGCGGTCTCACGTATCGTTTTAGATAATGTTCCAAACCTAAAGGCTTACTGGGTGACTTCAACAGTTAATTTAGCTTTAGTAGCTCAAGAGTTTGGTGCCAATGATTTGGACGGTACAATCGAAAAAGAATCTATCAATTCTGCAGCCGGTGCAAAAAGTGCAAATGGAGTAGATTTGGAAGAATTTGTAGGACTTATTAAAAACTCAGGTTTTGTACCTGTTGAGCGTGACAGTGTATATAATGAAATAAAGGAATGGTAA
- the galU gene encoding UTP--glucose-1-phosphate uridylyltransferase GalU, translating into MIRKCLFPAAGYGTRFLPATKATPKEMLPVLTKPLIQYGVEEALEAGLDTMAIVTGRGKRAIEDHFDISYELEHQIKGTSKEHYLTEIRDVITKCTFSYTRQVEMKGLGHAILTGETLIGKESFAVILADDLCDNDSEAGGVLSQMIKVYNKYKCSIVAIEEVHKKDTNKYGVIDGEEIENGVFRVSDMVEKPDPENAPTNMAIIGRYILTQDIFDILKDTKPGKSGEVQITDALLEQAKQGNVVACKFKGKRFDCGSIDGFVEATNYFYNREYNE; encoded by the coding sequence ATGATTAGAAAATGTTTGTTTCCTGCAGCGGGTTACGGTACACGCTTTTTACCTGCTACTAAAGCTACGCCAAAAGAGATGCTGCCCGTACTAACAAAACCACTTATTCAGTATGGTGTCGAAGAAGCACTTGAAGCAGGATTAGATACTATGGCCATTGTCACAGGTCGTGGTAAACGTGCAATAGAGGATCATTTTGACATAAGTTATGAACTAGAACATCAAATAAAAGGAACCTCAAAAGAACATTATCTGACAGAGATAAGGGATGTTATAACTAAATGTACATTTTCATACACACGTCAAGTAGAGATGAAAGGTCTGGGACACGCAATTTTAACCGGTGAAACACTAATCGGTAAAGAGAGTTTTGCGGTAATACTTGCAGATGATTTATGTGATAACGACTCTGAAGCAGGTGGTGTATTGTCTCAGATGATAAAAGTATACAATAAGTATAAATGCTCAATAGTAGCTATAGAAGAAGTTCACAAAAAAGATACAAATAAATATGGTGTTATAGACGGTGAAGAGATAGAAAACGGAGTTTTTAGAGTGTCAGATATGGTTGAAAAACCTGATCCAGAAAATGCACCTACAAACATGGCTATAATAGGCAGATATATACTAACTCAAGATATCTTTGATATATTAAAAGACACTAAACCTGGGAAAAGTGGGGAAGTGCAAATAACAGATGCACTTTTAGAACAAGCAAAACAAGGAAATGTTGTGGCATGTAAATTTAAGGGTAAGAGATTTGATTGTGGCAGCATAGATGGTTTTGTAGAAGCTACAAATTATTTTTATAATAGGGAATATAATGAATAA
- a CDS encoding STT3 domain-containing protein, which yields MNLTKETKLTLLYISIAFLFSVGMRMIWIYQFSGYEPFFFNDQFMINTNDGYYFAEGARDLISGTSTNHVAEKFYDRFHQLNDLSPVNSAVSQLTAFFTTILPFSFESIILYIPVFLSSLIVIPIILIAKNLKNLEMGFIGALLASIAWSYYNRTMVGYYDTDMLNIVLPTVLLWSIIWAIQTYENKYLLITALDILVYRWWYPQSYALEFAFFGLILFYTLVWDRKNIYNYKLLALMMFAMLNIDGFIRLPIVIFMYYIFKDEKFNKYVLYILGLSIIAFFITGGFNPIWDRLQPYVFGNNVDKLNAGLGLHFYAVLQTVREAGKIPFETFANRISGHTVTFILSFIGYVWLAYKHRIMLLALPMLGLGFLAYVGGLRFTVYAVPVLALGIAFLITEGLRYITDKKSVRILSYVIIASAILIPNIKHIESYRVPTVFKKEEVKVLDKLKTIASREDYVVTWWDYGYPIRYYSDVKTLVDGGKHSGSVNFPVSFILTKPQDISSKMARLDVEYTEKTFKFKKENLEAIKAKKIKVFSNIEQMTKDYGFDNTNDFLFSLETDIKLPKKTRDIYLYLPYRMMDIYPTVKVFSNLDLMSGQKYKHPFFYVTRNFKKQNGLIYLGNNIILNLKDSTLQIGDNKQHIRRFTATEYDNKQKLKVQEKLINFASDISVIYMKNYNTFLVMDEPTYNSTYIQLMVLEKYDKKLFEEVIFTPLVKVYKLKI from the coding sequence ATGAACTTAACTAAAGAAACCAAACTAACACTACTTTATATATCTATAGCTTTTTTATTCTCAGTGGGGATGAGAATGATTTGGATTTATCAGTTTAGCGGATATGAACCGTTTTTCTTTAACGATCAGTTTATGATAAATACAAATGACGGATATTATTTTGCAGAGGGTGCAAGAGATCTTATATCAGGTACATCTACAAATCATGTTGCTGAGAAGTTTTACGATAGATTTCATCAGTTAAATGATTTATCTCCTGTAAATAGTGCAGTTTCACAATTAACTGCTTTTTTTACTACTATATTACCATTTAGTTTTGAGAGCATTATTTTATATATTCCGGTATTTTTAAGCTCACTTATAGTTATACCGATTATTTTAATTGCCAAAAATCTTAAAAATTTAGAGATGGGATTTATTGGCGCACTTTTGGCATCTATAGCTTGGAGTTATTATAACCGTACTATGGTAGGGTATTATGATACAGACATGTTAAATATTGTATTGCCCACAGTATTGCTTTGGTCTATTATTTGGGCTATACAAACATATGAAAATAAATATCTTCTAATCACTGCATTAGATATTTTAGTGTATCGTTGGTGGTATCCGCAAAGCTATGCATTAGAGTTTGCATTTTTTGGACTTATCCTTTTTTATACACTTGTTTGGGATAGAAAAAATATATACAATTATAAACTATTGGCACTTATGATGTTTGCAATGTTAAATATAGATGGTTTTATAAGACTGCCAATAGTGATTTTTATGTATTATATTTTTAAAGATGAAAAATTTAATAAGTATGTTCTTTATATTTTAGGTTTATCTATAATAGCTTTTTTCATAACTGGAGGATTTAATCCTATATGGGATAGACTTCAACCTTATGTTTTTGGAAATAATGTAGATAAATTGAATGCTGGATTAGGACTTCATTTTTATGCAGTTTTGCAAACTGTTCGTGAAGCAGGTAAAATACCTTTTGAAACCTTTGCAAATCGTATTAGCGGGCATACAGTTACATTTATATTGTCATTTATAGGTTATGTATGGCTTGCATATAAACATAGAATAATGTTATTGGCTCTTCCAATGTTGGGACTTGGTTTTTTAGCATATGTAGGAGGACTTAGATTTACCGTTTACGCAGTACCTGTTTTGGCTCTAGGGATAGCATTCTTAATTACAGAAGGGTTGAGATATATAACCGATAAAAAAAGTGTACGCATATTATCTTACGTAATAATTGCTTCTGCGATTTTAATACCTAATATTAAACATATAGAATCTTATAGAGTTCCTACTGTTTTTAAAAAAGAGGAAGTAAAAGTTTTAGATAAACTAAAAACTATTGCAAGCAGAGAAGACTATGTAGTTACTTGGTGGGATTATGGATATCCTATAAGATATTATTCTGATGTTAAGACACTTGTAGATGGGGGAAAACATAGTGGTAGTGTAAATTTTCCTGTCAGTTTCATATTAACAAAACCACAAGATATATCATCAAAGATGGCAAGATTAGATGTTGAATATACTGAAAAGACTTTTAAATTCAAAAAAGAAAATTTAGAAGCTATAAAGGCTAAAAAGATAAAAGTATTTTCAAATATTGAACAAATGACAAAAGATTATGGATTTGACAATACAAATGATTTTTTATTCTCATTGGAGACCGATATAAAACTTCCTAAAAAAACTAGAGATATATATTTATATCTTCCATATAGAATGATGGATATATATCCTACCGTAAAAGTGTTTTCAAATTTGGATTTAATGAGTGGACAAAAATATAAACATCCGTTTTTTTATGTAACAAGAAATTTTAAAAAACAAAACGGTTTAATATATCTTGGAAATAATATTATTTTAAACTTAAAAGATTCTACTTTACAAATAGGGGATAATAAACAGCATATAAGAAGGTTTACTGCTACGGAATACGATAATAAACAAAAATTAAAAGTTCAAGAGAAACTTATAAATTTTGCATCTGATATAAGTGTAATATATATGAAAAACTATAATACTTTTTTAGTTATGGATGAACCTACGTATAACTCAACTTATATACAGCTTATGGTACTTGAAAAATATGATAAAAAGCTTTTTGAGGAAGTTATATTTACACCTCTAGTAAAGGTATATAAATTAAAAATTTAG
- a CDS encoding Gfo/Idh/MocA family protein, whose amino-acid sequence MPNSKNFALIGASGYIAPRHMKAIKETGNNLVAALDPYDGIGIMDSNFPQANFFTEFERFDRFVDKWHRNGNKKIEYIGITSPNYLHDSHIRFALKSGADAICEKPLVLNPHNIDQLKVIENETGKKVYNILQLRLHPSIIALKEKVSKELKENPNKIYDIDLTYLTSRGKWYFVSWKGNEDKSGGIASNIGVHFYDMLCWIFGDVEENIVHLKTPDANAGSFKLKNANVRWFLSVNYDYIPEEVKQRGLTTFRSITVDGNEIEFSGGFTDLHTRSYEEILAGNGFGLDEAYGSISTVATIRNSEAIGMKGDYHPFVKKVLV is encoded by the coding sequence ATGCCAAATAGTAAAAATTTTGCACTCATAGGAGCTAGTGGATATATAGCTCCTAGACATATGAAAGCTATAAAAGAAACAGGGAATAATCTTGTAGCAGCACTTGATCCATATGATGGCATAGGGATTATGGATAGTAACTTTCCTCAGGCTAATTTTTTTACAGAATTTGAAAGATTTGATAGGTTTGTAGATAAATGGCATAGGAATGGAAATAAAAAGATAGAGTATATTGGTATAACTTCACCAAATTATTTGCATGATTCACATATACGTTTTGCACTTAAAAGTGGAGCAGATGCTATTTGTGAAAAACCACTTGTATTGAATCCTCACAATATTGATCAATTAAAAGTAATAGAGAATGAAACCGGTAAAAAAGTTTATAATATTTTACAACTTCGTTTACATCCTTCAATAATTGCACTTAAAGAAAAAGTTTCCAAAGAATTAAAAGAAAATCCAAATAAAATATATGATATTGATTTAACATATCTTACTTCTCGTGGTAAATGGTATTTTGTATCATGGAAAGGTAATGAAGATAAAAGTGGTGGTATAGCTTCAAATATTGGTGTTCACTTTTATGATATGTTATGTTGGATATTTGGCGATGTAGAAGAAAATATAGTTCATCTAAAAACACCGGATGCAAATGCAGGTAGCTTTAAACTAAAAAATGCAAATGTAAGGTGGTTTTTAAGTGTAAACTACGACTATATTCCAGAAGAAGTAAAACAAAGAGGACTTACAACTTTCCGCTCAATTACGGTTGATGGTAATGAAATAGAGTTTAGCGGAGGCTTTACGGACTTACATACTAGAAGTTATGAAGAGATTTTAGCCGGTAATGGTTTTGGTTTGGATGAAGCATATGGTTCTATCAGTACAGTAGCTACTATCAGAAATTCTGAAGCTATAGGTATGAAAGGCGATTATCATCCATTTGTTAAGAAGGTGCTTGTATAA
- a CDS encoding glycosyltransferase translates to MPTYNRYELLKRALKSVFSQKLLPIEVIVIDDGSNDNTSKIQNDFPQIKYLYQHNRGVSSARNTGIKKASCEWIAFLDSDDEWHPQKLQKQVEFHKNNPNILMSYTDELWIRDSKELKVPKKFQKHGGEIFEKCLSHCIIAPSSALVHKSMFESIGIFDENLEVCEDYDLWLRVASKEKIGLVNEKLIVKYAGHENQLSFKHWGMDRFRVIALEKLLNSEFKTQVIEQLIKKYNLLLKGAIKYDRIADKQIYEKRLKELENELN, encoded by the coding sequence ATCCCCACATACAACAGATATGAGCTTTTAAAAAGAGCTCTTAAGTCAGTGTTTTCCCAAAAACTTCTCCCTATTGAGGTTATTGTTATAGATGACGGGTCTAATGACAATACCTCAAAAATTCAAAATGACTTTCCACAAATAAAATATTTATATCAGCACAATAGAGGTGTTTCAAGTGCCAGAAATACAGGAATAAAAAAAGCTTCTTGTGAGTGGATAGCCTTTTTAGACTCAGATGATGAATGGCATCCTCAAAAACTACAAAAACAAGTGGAATTTCATAAAAATAATCCAAATATTTTGATGAGTTATACCGATGAATTGTGGATAAGAGACTCTAAAGAGCTAAAGGTGCCTAAAAAATTTCAAAAGCATGGTGGAGAGATTTTTGAGAAGTGTTTATCTCATTGTATTATAGCTCCTTCATCTGCTTTAGTTCATAAGAGTATGTTTGAGAGTATCGGTATATTTGATGAGAACTTGGAAGTTTGTGAAGATTATGATTTATGGCTTAGAGTTGCGTCTAAAGAAAAAATAGGTTTGGTAAATGAAAAACTGATTGTAAAATATGCAGGACATGAAAATCAGCTTAGTTTTAAACACTGGGGTATGGACAGATTTAGGGTTATTGCGTTAGAGAAGTTGTTAAATAGTGAGTTTAAAACTCAAGTGATTGAGCAACTTATAAAAAAGTATAACTTGCTGTTAAAAGGTGCTATTAAATATGATAGAATAGCAGACAAACAAATATATGAAAAAAGATTAAAAGAATTAGAAAATGAACTTAACTAA
- a CDS encoding nucleotide sugar dehydrogenase produces MNKICVIGLGYVGLPLAHAFSEKYEVVGFDIAQWRIDELNSGYDRTLELSNDQVKESLDNGMKFSLNINDIKDCNIYIITVPTPIDENKRPLLTPLIKASETVGKVLKKNDIVIYESTVYPGATEEECVPVLESVSGLKFNEDFFCGYSPERINPGDKEHTVTKILKVTSGSTPEIGKKVNELYQSVITAGTHLAPTMKVAEAAKVIENTQRDVNIAFVNELALIFNKLNIDTNDVLEAAGTKWNFLKFKPGLVGGHCIGVDPYYLAHKAQEVGYNPEIILAGRRLNDNMGIYVANQVIKLMIKNGYKVDGAKVLVLGITFKENCPDIRNSRVIDIINELKEFGCEIDVYDPWADKQEVENEYGIKLIESLDKKTYGTTVVAVSHDEFKTIDLDSTKNGSEAIVYDLKSIYDYDKVNGRL; encoded by the coding sequence ATGAATAAAATATGTGTAATAGGTTTGGGGTATGTTGGATTGCCATTAGCTCATGCATTTAGTGAAAAGTATGAAGTTGTAGGATTTGATATCGCACAGTGGCGTATAGATGAACTAAACAGTGGTTATGATAGAACTTTAGAACTCTCAAACGACCAAGTCAAGGAATCCTTAGATAATGGTATGAAGTTTTCTTTAAATATTAATGATATAAAAGATTGTAATATTTATATAATAACAGTACCTACACCTATTGATGAAAATAAAAGGCCTCTATTAACACCACTTATAAAAGCAAGTGAAACAGTTGGAAAAGTTCTTAAAAAAAATGATATCGTAATTTACGAATCAACAGTATATCCAGGTGCAACAGAAGAAGAATGTGTACCAGTTTTAGAAAGTGTTTCTGGACTTAAATTTAATGAAGATTTCTTTTGTGGTTATTCTCCAGAGCGAATTAATCCAGGTGATAAAGAACATACCGTAACAAAAATATTAAAAGTAACATCTGGAAGTACACCTGAAATCGGTAAAAAAGTGAATGAACTATATCAAAGTGTGATTACTGCTGGAACCCACCTTGCTCCAACAATGAAAGTTGCTGAAGCGGCAAAAGTTATTGAGAACACACAAAGAGATGTAAATATTGCTTTCGTTAATGAACTTGCATTGATTTTTAATAAATTAAATATAGATACAAATGATGTTCTTGAAGCTGCAGGAACAAAATGGAACTTTTTGAAATTTAAACCTGGTTTAGTCGGCGGACACTGTATAGGTGTTGATCCATATTATTTGGCACACAAAGCACAAGAAGTAGGATACAATCCGGAAATAATTTTAGCAGGACGTAGACTAAATGATAACATGGGGATTTATGTTGCCAATCAAGTTATAAAACTTATGATAAAAAATGGTTATAAAGTTGATGGTGCCAAAGTACTGGTTTTAGGAATTACTTTTAAAGAAAATTGTCCAGATATAAGAAATTCAAGAGTTATAGATATTATTAATGAACTTAAAGAATTTGGATGTGAGATTGATGTGTATGATCCATGGGCAGATAAACAAGAAGTTGAAAATGAATATGGAATTAAACTTATAGAATCATTAGATAAAAAAACATATGGAACAACGGTTGTAGCAGTTTCACATGATGAATTCAAAACCATTGATTTAGATAGTACAAAGAATGGTTCAGAAGCTATAGTATATGATTTAAAATCAATATATGATTATGATAAAGTAAACGGGAGATTATAA
- a CDS encoding glucose-6-phosphate isomerase, translated as MNYTNNYNPTISDAELFESIKKEREYIGYYNLVHQDTSIFKEYAKTVKQKDIVVIGIGGSTLGTYAIYKFLKHSKTLDKKLHFLESTDPIELKSKIDAIDMKNALFIVISKSGTTVETISIWKYINSLIKCDKSNTVVITENDSKLNAYAQTHQMQTFEIPKDVGGRFSVFSAVGLLPLAVVGLNIDVLIGGAKEIYEGFFSENSSYERILKKARFFAEYKNSFNINVVFSYSSRLEGFNKWYIQLWGESLGKIDINTTKQGLTPVGIIGPIDQHSFLQLIVEGKRDKTVTVVKVDNFENDMKIPDVKLEGLEELAYLEKLDFSYLINEQADATIQAINELEDIPCDVITLETVDEKNIAALMYEYELLTSVVAKFLHINAYDQPGVEAGKIILKNKLKIK; from the coding sequence ATGAACTACACAAATAATTATAATCCTACTATTTCAGATGCTGAGCTGTTTGAGAGTATTAAAAAAGAGCGTGAATATATAGGGTATTACAACTTAGTGCATCAAGATACATCAATTTTTAAAGAATATGCAAAGACCGTAAAACAAAAAGATATAGTAGTTATCGGTATTGGAGGAAGTACTCTAGGAACTTATGCAATTTACAAGTTTTTAAAACACTCTAAAACATTAGATAAAAAACTTCACTTTTTAGAGAGTACCGATCCTATTGAATTGAAGTCTAAAATAGATGCAATAGATATGAAAAATGCTTTGTTTATTGTTATTTCGAAAAGTGGTACGACGGTGGAGACAATATCGATATGGAAATATATAAACTCATTGATTAAATGCGATAAGTCAAATACGGTTGTGATAACTGAAAATGACTCAAAACTAAACGCTTATGCACAGACACACCAGATGCAGACATTTGAAATACCAAAAGATGTAGGTGGACGTTTTTCAGTTTTTTCTGCAGTCGGTTTACTTCCGTTAGCCGTAGTTGGATTGAATATAGATGTACTGATTGGCGGTGCTAAAGAGATTTATGAAGGTTTTTTTAGTGAAAATTCGTCATATGAAAGAATTTTAAAAAAAGCCAGATTCTTTGCAGAGTATAAAAACAGTTTTAATATAAATGTAGTTTTTTCTTACTCTTCCAGACTTGAAGGATTTAATAAATGGTATATTCAGTTATGGGGTGAGAGTTTAGGTAAGATAGATATAAATACAACTAAACAAGGTTTAACCCCGGTTGGAATTATAGGTCCGATAGACCAACACTCTTTTTTACAACTTATAGTAGAAGGTAAAAGAGATAAAACCGTAACGGTCGTTAAAGTAGATAATTTTGAAAACGATATGAAAATACCTGATGTAAAATTGGAAGGTTTAGAAGAACTTGCTTATCTGGAAAAGCTAGACTTTTCATATCTTATCAATGAACAAGCAGATGCAACTATACAAGCTATAAATGAGTTAGAAGATATCCCTTGCGATGTCATAACTTTGGAAACTGTTGATGAAAAAAATATAGCTGCTCTTATGTATGAATATGAACTTTTAACTTCTGTCGTAGCTAAATTCCTTCATATAAATGCTTATGACCAACCGGGTGTTGAAGCTGGAAAGATTATATTAAAAAATAAATTGAAGATAAAATAA
- a CDS encoding acyltransferase — MSEFFSHESSFVDDNVSIGKGTKIWHFSHVLSGTTIGKNCSFGQNCVVGPKVNIGNGVKVQNNISIYEGVEVEDDVFLGPSMVFTNVINPRAFIVRRDEFKKTLLKCGCSVGANATIVCGTTIGEYALIGSGAVVNKDVKPYALMVGVPAKQIGWVGISGNTLEFDNNQAEDEYATYKLVNDNLEVIKK, encoded by the coding sequence ATGTCTGAATTTTTTTCACATGAATCATCTTTTGTAGATGATAATGTAAGTATAGGAAAAGGTACTAAAATTTGGCATTTTTCACATGTTTTATCAGGAACAACTATAGGTAAAAACTGCTCATTTGGACAAAACTGTGTAGTGGGGCCTAAAGTTAATATTGGAAACGGTGTAAAAGTTCAAAACAATATTTCTATTTATGAGGGTGTAGAAGTTGAAGATGATGTATTTCTTGGACCATCTATGGTATTTACCAATGTTATAAATCCAAGAGCATTTATTGTAAGACGAGATGAATTTAAAAAAACACTTTTAAAATGTGGTTGCTCTGTAGGAGCAAATGCTACTATTGTATGTGGTACAACAATAGGAGAATATGCACTTATAGGAAGTGGAGCAGTCGTAAATAAAGATGTGAAACCATATGCACTTATGGTAGGTGTGCCTGCAAAACAGATAGGCTGGGTAGGAATATCCGGAAATACCTTAGAATTTGATAATAATCAAGCTGAAGACGAATATGCTACATATAAACTTGTTAATGATAATCTAGAGGTTATAAAAAAATGA
- a CDS encoding DNA ligase, with protein MKILLILLLCTYIWSDKPNLFLLNTYTDDKNISGWYMSEKLDGVRAYWDGEKLISRGGKVFNPPTFFIKNFPKHKLDGELWSKRNDFENISSIVKTKKSNEKWKELTYNIFEVPSARGSLLQRLSNVKETKYLKLIKQIKVKNKEHLKEFLSTIEKQGGEGVVVRDGSLPYYTGRDNNSLKVKSYQDAECKVVSFNNGNGKYKNKLGSLNCKLKSDKIIKIGSGFSDKQRKNPPKIGSIITFKYYGLTSKGNPKFPVFLRQRDKTK; from the coding sequence ATGAAGATACTATTAATACTTTTACTTTGTACATATATATGGTCAGATAAACCGAATCTTTTTTTACTTAATACTTATACTGATGATAAAAATATAAGTGGTTGGTATATGAGCGAAAAACTTGACGGTGTTAGAGCATACTGGGATGGTGAAAAATTAATATCAAGAGGCGGAAAAGTTTTTAATCCCCCTACTTTTTTTATAAAGAATTTTCCAAAACATAAGCTTGATGGTGAGCTGTGGAGCAAACGCAATGATTTTGAAAATATTAGCTCAATTGTAAAAACTAAAAAGTCAAATGAAAAATGGAAAGAGCTGACATACAATATATTTGAAGTCCCTAGTGCAAGAGGGAGTTTACTTCAGCGACTTTCAAACGTAAAAGAGACAAAATATTTAAAATTAATAAAGCAGATAAAAGTAAAAAATAAAGAGCATCTGAAAGAGTTTTTAAGCACTATAGAGAAACAGGGTGGAGAGGGTGTAGTTGTACGTGATGGAAGTTTGCCTTACTATACAGGTAGAGATAATAACTCTTTAAAAGTAAAAAGCTATCAAGATGCTGAGTGTAAAGTAGTTTCTTTTAATAATGGAAACGGTAAATATAAAAATAAACTAGGTTCATTAAACTGCAAGTTAAAGAGTGATAAAATCATAAAAATTGGATCTGGATTTAGTGATAAACAAAGAAAAAATCCTCCAAAGATTGGAAGTATAATAACTTTTAAGTATTACGGACTAACATCAAAAGGAAATCCAAAGTTTCCTGTATTTTTAAGACAAAGAGATAAGACTAAATGA
- a CDS encoding ComEA family DNA-binding protein translates to MKILLSLVMLVGALFASIDINNADAKSLANLKGVGAKKAEAIVAYRNTNGCFSKLEDLANVKGIGSKTIEKNKADLVLGECKK, encoded by the coding sequence ATGAAAATTTTACTTTCATTAGTAATGTTGGTAGGTGCACTTTTTGCCAGTATAGATATAAATAATGCCGATGCAAAATCTTTGGCAAATTTAAAAGGTGTCGGAGCTAAAAAAGCTGAAGCTATAGTAGCATATAGAAATACAAACGGTTGTTTTTCTAAGCTAGAAGATTTAGCAAATGTAAAAGGCATCGGTTCTAAAACTATAGAAAAAAATAAAGCAGATTTAGTTTTAGGCGAGTGTAAAAAATAA